The genomic window CATCAGTTGCTGCATAAACGTTTTGCAATGTTGCAACCGCCAAAAGAACTGCAGCACTCGTCAGAAAGAATTTCTTTCGCATGATACGTTCCTCCTTTTCCACTCTAGCATATTAAAGTATCCTTAAAGAAAACTTATAAAAGCACCTAGAATTTCTAGAAGCTTAAAATAGATTAAAAATTTTCATGATATAGAGATTTACTTGAACCTGTCTAGAGTAATAATAGTTTCCCCCATCGACATAGAGTTCTCCACCCTGAAAAATGGAAATAGGATTGATGTAGCGATAGGTTTTTCCTGTTGTATTCCCTAATGTCGGCGCAACTGTATCTCTAGAATATTGTTTAGCTAGAGCAATCGTGTTTTTCTTGCCATTTTGGGCGATAAAATCAATATAAGCAGGTCCAAAGTTATAAGCTTGAATGGCTGTCCAGACATCCACTCCTTTTTCTTGAGCCAGATAGAGATTTTCTGTCAAAGTTTGAACACCTTGACGAATACTACTTGCATTATCGTTAATGGTATCAGTGGAGCCGCTAGCAGATTCACTTGACTGCATCACGTCTCCTTCTTTACCTTTGGTTTCTGTATAGATCATGGCGAGCACAAGCTCTTCGTTTGCTGGAGTATCTCTTTCATTCAAGATTTCACGAACCATCGGTTGATACGTCATGACTTGTTTGACATCCTGACGAATGAGATAGGCTTTGTATCCAGCGAAAAGGAAGACTGCTAGCACCAGCACTCTTCGTATGAATTTAAACATTATTTATTTTGAATATCCTCGATGTTTTTGATTAAGATAGAATAGGTTCCATTATCGTTTTGGATGAACTCAACAGATTCCGCATCTTGATAGACATTGTTTGGTACGATTAGTTCAATCCCGTTTGACAAGGAAAGTTTCTGATTTTCAAATCTCTTCAACTGACGACTAGCATCAATCTCATCAAACTGTACAGGCTCTGGCACTGCTTCTTTGACCTGGTCAATAAAACTGAGACGAGCTGTTAGATTATTATCAAAGAGATCATTAGCTAATTTTTCTGGAGAGAGCTCATTGTTTTCCTCAAGATTGTTGAAAATCGCAGATTTTACTTTTGATTGAAATTGAAAATCATCCGTGTTAAAGGTTTCGGCAATTTTCTGAGCAGTTTTTTCAAGTTCCTTGATTGATTTCTTAGGTGAAATCTTTGGTTGAGCTTGAATAAGATTCTCAGAAAAATAGTTTAAAAAGGCTCCATTGTACTTGATCCGTTTTTCAATCAGGTGATACTTGCGGTTTTGAAGATTAACCACAAGGGCTTCATCAGCTCCAGTACCAAAACCTGGTAGATTATTCTGAGTCAGTTTGATTGGATTATCAACTTCACCACCTAGGTGTGTTAAGGTTTCTCGCAATGCAATTCGAAGGAAGGCAAAGTGTCCCACTCCTTCTTTTGAAAACTGTACAAAGACTAAATCGTTTGTCTTTTGATTTTCAGATACAGAGAATTCCTCTTTCCAAAGATTGGCAATCGTCACAGATGTTTTCATTAAATCTTCTGTAATGTTGTTGAAAAATGGGTTATCCTCTTCAAAAATACCAGTTTTAGCATCATCAGAATACACACGCTCCACTTTTTTACGCAAGTATTCCTCTATTTTTGGAGTGATATTGAGAAACTTATCCGCTAGGAACAACTCTGTGTCATCAGGACTGAACTGATGGATAATGGCTTTCTTAATATAAATATCCATAAAATATTAGTCCTCGTATAATGGGAAGGCATCCGTCAAGGTTCTGACTGCACTTCTCACTTCTTCTAAGACAGCTTCGTTTTCTGCATTCTTAAGGGCTTTAATAATAAGTTCAGTAACTTGACGACTTTCTTTTTCACCAAAGCCACGAGCAGTAATTGCTGCCGCTCCAATACGAATACCACTAGTCTTAAATGGTGACAAGGTTTCATAAGGGATAGAGTTCTTATTTAGGGTAATATTAACTTCATCCAGCAAGTTTTGAGCTACTTTTCCACTTTCTACAACCTTAGTAACATCCACTAGGAAGAGGTGGTTTTCAGTGCCACCAGAGATAATACGGAAATCAGGATCTTTCAGGAATACTTCAGCCATAGCCTTACTGTTCTTGATGACCTTAGCAGCATATTCTTTGAAGGCTGGATCCAAGACTTCTTTGAAGGCAACAGCCTTAGCAGCAACAACATGCTCTAAAGGACCACCTTGGATACCCGGGAAAATAGCAGAATTAATCTTCTTAGCTAAGTCTTCATCATTGGTCAAAATCAAACCACCGCGTGGCCCACGAAGGGTTTTGTGGGTCGTTGTAGTTGTGATATGTGCGTATGGCACCGGGCTTGGGTGAAGACCAGCAGCAACCAAGCCGGCAATATGAGCCATATCTACCATGAGTTTAGCACCAACAGCATCAGCAATTTCACGGAATTTTGAAAAATCAATAATTTGAGAATAGGCTGAAGCCCCTGCTACGATTAGTTTGGGTTTCACTTCTTGAGCT from Streptococcus sp. oral taxon 061 includes these protein-coding regions:
- a CDS encoding lysozyme family protein gives rise to the protein MFKFIRRVLVLAVFLFAGYKAYLIRQDVKQVMTYQPMVREILNERDTPANEELVLAMIYTETKGKEGDVMQSSESASGSTDTINDNASSIRQGVQTLTENLYLAQEKGVDVWTAIQAYNFGPAYIDFIAQNGKKNTIALAKQYSRDTVAPTLGNTTGKTYRYINPISIFQGGELYVDGGNYYYSRQVQVNLYIMKIFNLF
- the glyA gene encoding serine hydroxymethyltransferase, translating into MIFDKDDFKAYDADLWNAIAKEEERQQNNIELIASENVVSKAVMAAQGSILTNKYAEGYPGRRYYGGTDVVDVIETLAIERAKEIFDAKFANVQPHSGSQANCAAYMALIEPGDTVMGMDLAAGGHLTHGAPVSFSGQTYNFVSYSVDPETELLDFDAILKQAQEVKPKLIVAGASAYSQIIDFSKFREIADAVGAKLMVDMAHIAGLVAAGLHPSPVPYAHITTTTTHKTLRGPRGGLILTNDEDLAKKINSAIFPGIQGGPLEHVVAAKAVAFKEVLDPAFKEYAAKVIKNSKAMAEVFLKDPDFRIISGGTENHLFLVDVTKVVESGKVAQNLLDEVNITLNKNSIPYETLSPFKTSGIRIGAAAITARGFGEKESRQVTELIIKALKNAENEAVLEEVRSAVRTLTDAFPLYED
- a CDS encoding nucleoid-associated protein → MDIYIKKAIIHQFSPDDTELFLADKFLNITPKIEEYLRKKVERVYSDDAKTGIFEEDNPFFNNITEDLMKTSVTIANLWKEEFSVSENQKTNDLVFVQFSKEGVGHFAFLRIALRETLTHLGGEVDNPIKLTQNNLPGFGTGADEALVVNLQNRKYHLIEKRIKYNGAFLNYFSENLIQAQPKISPKKSIKELEKTAQKIAETFNTDDFQFQSKVKSAIFNNLEENNELSPEKLANDLFDNNLTARLSFIDQVKEAVPEPVQFDEIDASRQLKRFENQKLSLSNGIELIVPNNVYQDAESVEFIQNDNGTYSILIKNIEDIQNK